The following is a genomic window from Streptosporangiales bacterium.
CTGCCGCCACCTTCGAGCGGAACACGCATCACGATGCCGCGCCCCTCCTTGGTGACCTCTAGCGGCCCGTCTCCGGTCCGCGGCTTCATCGCCGCCATGTGACTTCCCTTCCTGCCTGCAGACGCGGGGTCGCCTCGCTGCGGCCGATGCGTCCGGATGTGACGGCCCGATTATCTCGAATCGCAGGCCCGGGGGCCAATCCAGCGCGCGGGCCGACCACGGATCGACCAGCGAGAACGCCCCCTGCCGCCCCGACCAGTCCCGGGAGGCGCGGCGCGGCAGCCCGCGGCCGCGACACGTGAGGGGCACCCCGACCGTGTCGGGGCACGGTGAGGGTGCCCCTCGCGAGGTGGTCCCCGGCCGCTAGGGTCACCCCAACGAGCGGCTGGAGGCACTGTCATGACGGACACGTCGAACCCTCCGGTGCGTTACGACGTCGCCGACGGCGTCGCGACGATCACCCTGGCGCGACCCGACGCGATGAACGCGCTCGACATCCCGACCAAGGAGGCGCTGCGCGTCGCGGTGCAGCAGGCGGCCGGCGACCCGGTCGTGCGCTGCCTGCTGCTCACCGGCGAGGGGCGCGCGTTCAGCGTCGGCCAGGACCTGAACGAGCACGCGGGCCTGCTCGAGCAGGGCAACCCGGTCCTCGACACCGTGCCGCGGCACTACAACCCGATCACGCACGCGCTGCTGACCATGGCGAAGCCGGTCGTCGCGGCGGTGAACGGGGTGGCCGCAGGAGCGGGGGCGGGCTTCGCGTTCGCCGCCGACTTCCGGGTGGTCGGCGAGTCGGCCGGCTTCAACCTCGCCTTCGCCGGCGTGGGTCTCGGCCCCGACTCGGGGACGTCGTGGACGCTGCCCCGCATGGTCGGCAGCGCCAAGGCGATCGAGCTGCTGATGCGCCCTGGCACCATCGACTCCGCCACCGCGCTCGACCTCGGACTCGCCACGAAGGTCGTCCCCGACGACCAGGTCCTCGCCGAGGCCGGCGCGCTCGCGGCCGAGCTGGCACACGGACCGACGATGGCGTACGCGGCCATCCGCCAGGCCGTCGGCTACTCCGCCTCGCACGAGATCGCCGACTCCCTCGAGCGCGAGGCCGAGCTCCAGGCCCAGTGCGGCGCGACCGAGGACCACCGGGGCGCGGTGACGGCGTTCATCGAGAAGCGCAAGCCCGAGTTTCACGGCGGTTAGGGCGCTGCGTCCGGCGTGACGGTGACTCCGGCGACCACTTCTTCGGACGTGAACGGACTCCGCGGACACCCGAGTTGCCGCGCTTGGTGCGGCATGCTTACCCTCCCCTGGACGGGAGGCGATCGTGGAAGCTCGCCCTACGCTCATCACGTCGGTGCAGCGCGCACTGCACCTGCTCGACGCCGTCGGTGAGTACAACCGCCCGGTGCAGGCGAAGACGCTCGCCCGCCGCACCGGACAGCCGCTCCCGACGACCTACCACCTGCTCCGCACCCTCGTGCACGAGGGCTACCTGCGCCGGGTCGACGGCGCCGGGTACGTGCTCGGTGACCGGGTGGCCGCCCTGTCCGGCACCGGCGCGGCCACGCGCACGGCACGCTTTCGCACCATCCTGCAGAACCTGCACGACGAGCTCAACGCCGCGGCGTACCTCTCGATCCTCGACGACGGGGAGATCAGGCTCGTCGACGTCGTCGACAGCAAGAAGGCGCCACGGGTCGACCTGTGGGTGGGGTTCCACGACGCGGCCCATGCCACCGCGCTCGGCAAGGCGGTGCTCTCCACGCTCGAGGAGCGGGAGCGTCTCGACTACCTCGGCACGCACGACCTGCCCGACCTCACCCCGCGCACCGTGACGAGCCGCAAGCTGCTGCTGCGCGAGCTCGACCAGCCGCGGGCCTACGCGGTCGACCGCGAGGAGTACGCCCTCGGCACCGGCTGCGTCGCGGCCTCCGTCCCGTCGACGGCGATCACCGCCGCCATCGCCGTGTCGGTGCCCACCAACCAGGTGCAGCGCATCGTCGAGCAGGGTGCCGTGCTCAGGCGCGCGGCTCGGCTGGTCGCCCTCGCCGCCGCCGACTGACCGGCCGACCGGACTCACGGCAGCAGCAGCCCCCAGTACAGCGCCCACGCGGCGAACACCGTCGTGGCTCCGAGCACGACGGCGGTGCGCAGCCGGTCGCCCGGCGCCGGCCGGTGCCGCACGGCGGTCACGATGCCCGCCGCCACGGTGACGACCGCGAGCGCCTGCAGCGCGAGCCAGAGAAGGGGGCGTCCGCCGAGCAGCGGGCCGGCATGGATCGCGCCGTTGGTGGTCAGGGTGCCGCCACTCGTGAAGAGGAGCGACCCCAGGTACAGCGGCCAGCCGATCACGGCCGCCAGGCCGGTGCCGGCGAGCAGCCGCGCCGACCACGGTGCCCGCGGACCGCGCCGGCCACGTATCCGGCGCAGCGGCGCCGCAAGCCCGAACCCGGCGAACGCGAGGATCAGCGTCACGAAGGCACCGACCTGGACCGGCGCGGACTCGTACCACCGCAGCGCGGGGACGGGGACGGTCGTGCGCGACTGCATGCCGGTGCCCGCCACCGACGGCGCCGGCGCGCGCCCAGTCACCGCCTGGGACGCCCAGGCCGTGACGAGGTCGACGTAGCCGGGGGCGAACTCGGCGCCGCGGTCCCAGCCGTCGGTCGAGACCCGGACGGTGTGCTCGGCACCGGCGACGGTGCGCAGCGTGTACCGGCGGTTGCCGGCCGCGTCGAGTGCCGTGCGGTAGGCGGCGACGCTCTCGACCGGCGGTGTCTGGACGTCGCGATCCCCCCACACCCCGAGCACCGGCAGCGTGAGCACTCGCGGCGCGGCGCCCGCGTCGTGGTACGCCTCGGGAAACAGCCCGAGCCCGTTGATCAGGCGGTAGGCCGTGTACGCGTAGGCGTCCACGAGCGAGCCTCGCACGCCCGCGTGCTCGATCTTGATCCTTTCCGCCCAGCTCTGCTGCGGCAGCGGTGCGCCGCCGTTCGCCCCCACGACCACGAGGAAGGCCGTGCGCGGGTCGCGCGCAGCGGCGAGCGGCGCGACCCAACCGCCCTCGCTCAGCCCCCAGAGACCGACGTTTCCTGCGTCGACGCCAGGCTGCCTGCGCATCACGGCCGCGGCGGCGACGGCGTCGTCGGCCAGCAGGGAGTAGGAGCGTCTCGTGAACGAGTAGCCGACGGTGCGCTTGTCGTAGACGAGGGTCGCCACCCCGGCCTCGGTGAACGCCTCGGCCTCGTCGCGCAGATCGTCGCGGTGTCCCGGCCCGGCGCCGTCGACCAGCACCATCGCCGGGCGACCGGGCAGCGGGCGCGCCGGCAGGCGCAGGGTGGCCGGCAGCACCTGGCCGTCACCGGTGTCGACGCTCAGCCGGCGTTCGGGCGGGCCCGAGTCGGAGGCGACGGCGTGGCCGCCACCGGGGGCGACGACCGCGCCGGCGGCGACGAGCACCACGACGGCGGAACGGAGACCGGACATGACGGTACCTCCTGCAGAGTAGTATGCACAATTCTTTGCATACTACTCTGCTAACCTTCGCGGCATGGCGGATCAGGGAGACCCACGAACGGTC
Proteins encoded in this region:
- a CDS encoding DUF3117 domain-containing protein — its product is MAAMKPRTGDGPLEVTKEGRGIVMRVPLEGGGRLVVEMSPDEAKALGDELASVTVARPPKADSTG
- a CDS encoding enoyl-CoA hydratase; translated protein: MTDTSNPPVRYDVADGVATITLARPDAMNALDIPTKEALRVAVQQAAGDPVVRCLLLTGEGRAFSVGQDLNEHAGLLEQGNPVLDTVPRHYNPITHALLTMAKPVVAAVNGVAAGAGAGFAFAADFRVVGESAGFNLAFAGVGLGPDSGTSWTLPRMVGSAKAIELLMRPGTIDSATALDLGLATKVVPDDQVLAEAGALAAELAHGPTMAYAAIRQAVGYSASHEIADSLEREAELQAQCGATEDHRGAVTAFIEKRKPEFHGG
- a CDS encoding helix-turn-helix domain-containing protein, with protein sequence MEARPTLITSVQRALHLLDAVGEYNRPVQAKTLARRTGQPLPTTYHLLRTLVHEGYLRRVDGAGYVLGDRVAALSGTGAATRTARFRTILQNLHDELNAAAYLSILDDGEIRLVDVVDSKKAPRVDLWVGFHDAAHATALGKAVLSTLEERERLDYLGTHDLPDLTPRTVTSRKLLLRELDQPRAYAVDREEYALGTGCVAASVPSTAITAAIAVSVPTNQVQRIVEQGAVLRRAARLVALAAAD
- a CDS encoding prolyl oligopeptidase family serine peptidase, producing the protein MSGLRSAVVVLVAAGAVVAPGGGHAVASDSGPPERRLSVDTGDGQVLPATLRLPARPLPGRPAMVLVDGAGPGHRDDLRDEAEAFTEAGVATLVYDKRTVGYSFTRRSYSLLADDAVAAAAVMRRQPGVDAGNVGLWGLSEGGWVAPLAAARDPRTAFLVVVGANGGAPLPQQSWAERIKIEHAGVRGSLVDAYAYTAYRLINGLGLFPEAYHDAGAAPRVLTLPVLGVWGDRDVQTPPVESVAAYRTALDAAGNRRYTLRTVAGAEHTVRVSTDGWDRGAEFAPGYVDLVTAWASQAVTGRAPAPSVAGTGMQSRTTVPVPALRWYESAPVQVGAFVTLILAFAGFGLAAPLRRIRGRRGPRAPWSARLLAGTGLAAVIGWPLYLGSLLFTSGGTLTTNGAIHAGPLLGGRPLLWLALQALAVVTVAAGIVTAVRHRPAPGDRLRTAVVLGATTVFAAWALYWGLLLP